The genomic interval cGCTAATAAGCTAATATAATTCACATTTGTGTTCGTATAAGGCACTGGCAGCGTTGGAGGTAGCAGTTTTTACAAAGTCTGTGCTATGAAATGTGAAAACCTCAGGCGGATGATGAGTGTTCCTCCACTTTACCCTGTGGTAGAGCCACAACGGACACAGCATCGCATTAGCGACTCACGGAGCAGAGTGGATGGGGTGTTTTGCACCATAAAATATTATGAGAGCCATTACAAAAGCCATCATCTTTTACCActtcagcatgataatgactgAGATAAAGATCAGGACAGAGAGGCCTTCTTTCAGATGAAGGGTTCCACTTTGCACATAATATCTTTATGTAATTTATTCAGAACATAGACTGAGATACAGGAATTCTTTTCCTCTATGAGTAATACTGAGTATGCCAACTGGGGCGTCCAAAGAGTTGAGCTGAGCGCGTGTCAGatttactttgaaaatgaaatattgtgataaaCAGCCTATTGTTCCTCAAGAAATGTCATTTAGAGTAATATTTTCCGTATCGCCAACTCAAAGAGCTGCAACGTTCGATTCGGAGAAGTTTCTTGGTATGATATCATGTATAGAGTCTCTGATATTCATTTGTGTGGAATCACTATATAACCAATAATTCAAACTGTGATGACAAGCATAGGCagggtctgagagagagagagagagagagagagagagagagagagagagatcaacaCAATTTTCCATGATAGGAAATGCATTACACATCAGGTGTGTCTCCGGTGGTACCTGAGACAGGTAGGAAGTTtgaggaaatgtattttttttttttttttatccactaaGCAGCAGTAATTTTAACTTACGGTAAAAAACGTATTCGGTGTAGCTGGACCACATCTTGTCGTCGGCGTGCTGGCTGAGCACGGAGGCGGTGAGGGACGAGTTGCACGCCACCATGTGGAAGCCGCACTCGGAGAGCACGTCGAAGGCGCGCTCGAGCTGCTTGAACTTGAGGTAGAAGCGCGACGTGTAGCGCTCGGGAGTTCGGTCCGGGTCGCGGCTCTCGTTCAGCGTCTCACCGAACACCTCTTTGGCCAGCGCAATGCGGCCGCACACCATGATCCGGGGCACGCGCCTGAACTTGGTGTCCGCTTGGCCTTGGCTCTCGCGGCCCGCCGTGCACGAGCCGCGGTAGCCCACCGTGAGGAAGCCGCTCTTCCGATCGGCGGGCACGAGGGACGGCGGCGGGCACGCGCGCTGGTCGCTTCCCAGCGAACCATCCTCGTAGTCGCTGTGAGCGCAATCGTCCGGACTGGGCTTCACCTCCTCGGGCGTTAACAACTTCACCAGGTCCGGCAGCTGGAAGTACTCCGCCTCTTTCCTCAGGCGAGCTTTTTCAGGGAAATGCTCAGGTAGCACCACCTGTCTGTCCCGCAGGAAGTCCAGCACGTAGCGGAACAGGAAGCCGTCACGGTCGATGAAATACCGACCCTTGGGGTCTCGCGCGAGATCGGGCACCGCGCTGCTTTTTGGCGAGAATATTTTGCCCAGTAGGGACCCGGGCTGGCTCACGAGCGTGGCGTGGCGCGTGTAGTACACCTGACCCCCCACGTTGAGCTCGAGAACGTCTGGAAAGCAGTTCAGGGCGCACGATGGCTCTTTGGTCGCGGGCTGAGTCCTACAGTTCCCGGTCAAAGACATAGTTTCAGTCATCAGGGAtggactaataataataataataataataataataataataataataatgaaaagttTCTTCCAACAAGATGTCACATGAACTCAATCTTCATCATGATAATCAAGAAGCATTTGCAGTTATGTGCAGTTGA from Ictalurus furcatus strain D&B chromosome 18, Billie_1.0, whole genome shotgun sequence carries:
- the kctd16b gene encoding BTB/POZ domain-containing protein KCTD16b, whose translation is MTETMSLTGNCRTQPATKEPSCALNCFPDVLELNVGGQVYYTRHATLVSQPGSLLGKIFSPKSSAVPDLARDPKGRYFIDRDGFLFRYVLDFLRDRQVVLPEHFPEKARLRKEAEYFQLPDLVKLLTPEEVKPSPDDCAHSDYEDGSLGSDQRACPPPSLVPADRKSGFLTVGYRGSCTAGRESQGQADTKFRRVPRIMVCGRIALAKEVFGETLNESRDPDRTPERYTSRFYLKFKQLERAFDVLSECGFHMVACNSSLTASVLSQHADDKMWSSYTEYVFYRGSSRWSSPPCDCCCKGHKGEGEGESGTSFNELSTSSSESQSEASSPQGTVIRGPVSRQAHVQTLDRPSKKERPGGQLLQQQQSEQRRKSDLLRTLTSSSRDTSGSKKRPAKEKMSVEEELEKCIQDFRKIKIPEQFPERKYMWQADLLRKYRL